A segment of the Deinococcota bacterium genome:
TGGCTCATGGATGAGGGCCTCACCGCGCCTGAGAAGCTCGCCGTCCAGGGCGGCTCCAACGGCGGGCTGCTGGTGGGCGCCTGCATGACCCAGCGCCCCGAGCTCTTCGGCGCCGCCTTGCCCGCGGTCGGGGTGATGGACATGCTGCGCTTTCACCAGTTCACCATCGGCTGGGCCTGGGTGCCCGAGTACAGCTCGGCCGACGATCCCGCGGGCTTTAGGGTCCTGCGCGCCTACTCGCCCCTCCACAACCTGAAGCCCGGCACCCGCTACCCCGCCACCTTCATCACCACCGCCGACTTCGACGACCGGGTGGTGCCCGCCCACTCCTACAAGTTCGCCGCCGCCCTGCAGGCCGCCCAGGCCGGTGACGCGCCGGTCCTGATCCGCGTCCAGACCAAGGCCGGCCACGGTCTGGGCAAGCCGACCAGGCTCATCATCGAGGAGCAGGCGGACATTCTCGCCTTCCTGCTCCTCGCCCTGGGCGAAACCGGGAGCTGACGGGATGCTCGAGCTGAGGAACGTCGAGAGCGGCTACTTCAAGCAGGTCCTGGTCTTGAAGGGCGTCTCGCTCAGAGTCGAGGCGGGGCGCTGCGTGGCGGTGCTCGGCTCCAACGGCGCGGGCAAGAGCACGCTGCTGAGGACCATCATGGGGCTCATCGACGACGAGCCGCGCAAGGGCAGCGTCCTCTTCCTGGGCCGCGAGGTGAGCCGGCAGGACGCCGAGAGGACCGCGCGGGCAGGGCTCGCCTACGTCATCGAGGGCCGGGGCATCTTCGCCGGGCTGACCGTGCTCGACAACCTCATGCTGGGCGCCTACCACCGCCCGCGGGGCAAGGAGGTGAACGGCGACCTGGGGCGCATCTATGCGATGTTCCCGCGGCTCGAGGAGCGCAAGCGCCAGCCCGCCGGCACCATGTCGGGCGGCGAGCAGCAGATGCTCGCCCTCGGCCGGGCGCTGATGAGCCGGCCCAGGCTGCTCATGCTCGACGAGCCCAGCCTGGGCCTGGCGCCCATGTTAGTCGAGGAGATCTTCGGGGTGATCAGAAGCATCAACGACGGCGGCACCGGCATCTTGCTCGTCGAGCAAAACGCCCACCAGGCGCTGGCCATCGCCGACTACGGCTACGTGCTCGAGGCCGGCCGCATCGTTCTAGAGGGCAGCGCCGAAGCGCTGAGGGCCGACGGCAACGTCCAAGAGCTCTACCTCGGCACGCACACCGTGCAGCGCGGGCGCGTCTACGCAGGTCGGCGGAGGCGGCGCTGGAATTGAAGGTTTGCCCAAGGCCGTCCTTTCACCCCAGATTATGGAGGCGTCATGGTGTGCGCAAGTGTCCGTTTTTTGTACCTTTACTGCAACGACCTAGCCGCAGTTCGCCACTTTTATACCAGTTTGCTCCAGCTCGAAGAATCGTTCTTCGACGAAAACGAGGCGGTCGCCTACCGCTGTGATCGCCTCCAGTTCACCGTGTTCCGGACGGATCAAGCGCTACCCAGCCCCGGCGGTTGGGCCAAGCAACCCGGATGGCATGGTGGCACCGTACCCGCAATCAGTTGGTCGGTCGAGCTCGAGCCGAAGGCGTTCAAGGAAGCGTGGATGAAGATGAAGGACGAGGGGGTGGCTTCGTTCTATGACAGCCCAAAGTGGCTTGGTTATTGGAGCTATCCCGTCTACGATCCGATGGGCCACACGGTCGAACTCAGCTGTCCTACGGATGATCCAGAGATTGGAGCGAGCGAACGCCTGTAGACGCGCGCGGAGCGTTCCGCCGCTCGGTTGGCCTCTAGTGCGTTGCCTTTTCGGGCGCGGGCATCGAAGTGTGGAAATCGTCGTAGAAGCGGCGCATGTAGCCGTCCAGGAGTTCCCTGACCCGCTCGGGCTGCTCGGCGGCCACGATCAAGCCGGCGTGGTGGCGCTTGTTTATGCGCCAGACGATCTCGGGCTCGTGATACGCGCTCAGATCGGGCCACTCCTGTTTGGCGAGCGAAATCAGCACGCCCGCGTAGTCCTGGCGCGGGCTCGGCGGCAAGTAGCGTTCACCGCGCGCCGCGGCCACCTCGAGCTTGGCCCACTCGGCCCACAAGTTGACGCCGGTCGCCGCCTCGACCATGTCGGCGATGTGCGCGCCGCCTACGCGCGCGGCCAGCTCGAGAAAGTAAAGGCGGCCGTCTTGGCCCTGGATGAATTCGGCGTGGCAGACACCGTTTTTGAGCCCGAGCGCCGCCGCCACCTCGCGCGCGAGCCCCGTGAGGGAACGCGCTTCCTCGCCCTCACGGGGGAGCGTCCGGCTGCAAAAGAGGCCGCCGCCGTGCATCACCTCGAAGGGCGGGCTGGTGTAGCGGTGCGCTTCGGCAAAGACGAGCTCACCGTCTTGGACGACCGCATCGACGTGACAGACGCTCCCCGGCACGAAGCGCTCCAGGAGAAAGTGCGACTGCTTGTCGCCGAGCTCGTCGAGCGAGCGCCATACCTCCTCGGCGGCGTGGTGCTTGCGGATGCCGATCGCCGAGGCC
Coding sequences within it:
- a CDS encoding ABC transporter ATP-binding protein → MLELRNVESGYFKQVLVLKGVSLRVEAGRCVAVLGSNGAGKSTLLRTIMGLIDDEPRKGSVLFLGREVSRQDAERTARAGLAYVIEGRGIFAGLTVLDNLMLGAYHRPRGKEVNGDLGRIYAMFPRLEERKRQPAGTMSGGEQQMLALGRALMSRPRLLMLDEPSLGLAPMLVEEIFGVIRSINDGGTGILLVEQNAHQALAIADYGYVLEAGRIVLEGSAEALRADGNVQELYLGTHTVQRGRVYAGRRRRRWN
- a CDS encoding ATP-grasp domain-containing protein, giving the protein MNEPRPTTILCVASYEKGADFLRACKAQGCRVLFLTAESLRGADWPWESIDEVFYMPDLTSRHDVLNGVSYLARGEEIARIVPLDEFDHEMAALLREHLRLPGTGESAVRFVRDKLAMRLRAAEAGVAVPDFSPLFPYDRVRAFMDRVPPPWVLKPRTEASAIGIRKHHAAEEVWRSLDELGDKQSHFLLERFVPGSVCHVDAVVQDGELVFAEAHRYTSPPFEVMHGGGLFCSRTLPREGEEARSLTGLAREVAAALGLKNGVCHAEFIQGQDGRLYFLELAARVGGAHIADMVEAATGVNLWAEWAKLEVAAARGERYLPPSPRQDYAGVLISLAKQEWPDLSAYHEPEIVWRINKRHHAGLIVAAEQPERVRELLDGYMRRFYDDFHTSMPAPEKATH